One window from the genome of Bradyrhizobium xenonodulans encodes:
- a CDS encoding response regulator, whose protein sequence is MASFLIIDDHPLFREALGNAVRLALPEARILEAMSIEDALHILSVEQGIDLALLDLSLPDATGFSGFLRLRETYPRLPVAIVSSEEDQHVVREALALGAAGYLPKSTSKRELALSIEGVLAGSISVPRDFVAAPQRRRAETSKALEVKLRELTPQQLRVLDLLRRGYPNRQIAQELQLAESTVKAHITEILRKLGLFSRNKAIIEIGKMELPDPRSRPFARAERGRPQ, encoded by the coding sequence ATGGCCAGCTTCCTGATCATCGACGATCACCCGCTGTTTCGCGAAGCGCTCGGCAATGCGGTGCGGCTGGCCTTGCCCGAGGCCCGCATTCTCGAGGCGATGTCGATCGAGGATGCCCTGCACATCCTGTCGGTCGAGCAGGGAATCGACCTCGCGCTGCTCGATCTCTCGCTGCCGGACGCGACCGGCTTCTCCGGTTTTCTCCGCCTGCGCGAAACCTATCCGCGCCTGCCCGTCGCCATCGTGTCGAGCGAGGAGGACCAGCATGTGGTCCGCGAGGCGCTGGCGCTCGGCGCAGCCGGCTATCTCCCGAAGTCGACGTCGAAACGCGAGCTGGCCCTGTCTATCGAGGGTGTGCTCGCCGGCTCGATATCGGTCCCGAGGGATTTCGTGGCGGCGCCGCAGCGGCGACGGGCCGAGACCAGCAAGGCCCTCGAGGTCAAGCTGCGCGAGCTCACGCCGCAGCAGCTTCGCGTGCTGGACCTGCTTCGCCGCGGCTATCCGAACCGGCAGATCGCGCAGGAGCTCCAGCTCGCCGAATCCACGGTGAAGGCGCATATCACCGAGATCCTGCGCAAGCTCGGGCTGTTCAGCCGCAACAAGGCGATCATCGAGATCGGCAAGATGGAGCTGCCCGATCCCAGGAGCCGGCCCTTTGCGAGGGCCGAGCGCGGGAGGCCGCAGTGA
- a CDS encoding PQQ-dependent methanol/ethanol family dehydrogenase encodes MTFGTKGFLAGISVVAMLTAGTLGVSANDSLIKAQSDSNQWAVAGHDYGNTRFSPLKQINTENAGKLTLAYSFSLASLRSNESSPIVVGNTLYVSSSWGPKYVYALDAATGARKWTWEPEIPDDVLQYACCDVNNRGVSYADGKIFVGRLDGKLTALDAATGKSLWTAKVVDYKQGSVITSPPLVVRDKVITGFGGGEYGVRGSLQAFDINTGKQLWQMFTVPSPDEPGGDSWKGDSAQHGGGAAWLVGSYDPKTDTVYWGTSNPGPWNTGVRSTGDGNFGKLTNLYTASTLALDPNTGKIKWHIQTTPADAWDYDGVNEAVLADLKIGGSTVPALMKADRNGYFFVANRETGKVLSAEKYVFSNWAKKWDVNTMRAEEDPDKRPGPNHPAKDICPNLIGGKNWQPMSFNPQTGLVYIPSNNVCMDWSVSDVAYKRGVFYLGAEFPTKEGPGGFLGELVAWDPVAQKKVWSIKEDLPFNGGTLTTAGGLVFAGNIHGDFRAIDAKSGKVLWSKNLGSGIGAGPVTYSVDGKQYVAIVVGRTAALPAFLGEIGKKMTAAAPEGGSLFVFSVQ; translated from the coding sequence ATGACCTTTGGAACGAAGGGCTTTCTGGCCGGCATTTCGGTGGTTGCGATGCTGACCGCCGGCACGCTTGGCGTCAGCGCCAACGACTCGCTGATCAAGGCGCAATCCGATTCGAATCAATGGGCCGTTGCCGGCCACGACTACGGCAACACGCGCTTCAGCCCGCTGAAGCAGATCAATACCGAGAATGCAGGCAAACTGACGCTGGCCTATTCGTTCTCGCTGGCGTCGCTGCGCTCGAACGAGTCCTCGCCGATCGTCGTCGGCAACACGCTCTACGTCTCGAGCTCCTGGGGTCCGAAATACGTCTACGCGCTCGATGCCGCCACCGGCGCGCGCAAGTGGACCTGGGAACCCGAGATTCCCGATGACGTGCTGCAATATGCCTGCTGCGACGTGAACAACCGCGGCGTCTCCTATGCCGACGGCAAGATCTTCGTCGGCCGTCTCGACGGCAAGCTGACGGCGCTCGATGCCGCGACCGGCAAGTCGCTGTGGACGGCGAAGGTGGTCGACTACAAGCAGGGCTCGGTCATCACCTCGCCGCCGCTCGTCGTGCGCGACAAGGTCATCACCGGCTTCGGCGGCGGCGAGTACGGCGTGCGCGGCTCGCTCCAGGCCTTCGACATCAACACCGGCAAGCAGCTCTGGCAGATGTTCACCGTTCCCAGCCCGGACGAGCCCGGCGGCGATAGCTGGAAGGGCGATTCCGCCCAGCATGGCGGCGGCGCGGCCTGGCTGGTCGGCTCCTACGATCCCAAGACCGACACAGTCTATTGGGGCACCAGCAATCCCGGTCCGTGGAATACCGGCGTTCGCTCCACCGGCGACGGCAATTTCGGCAAGCTGACCAATCTCTACACCGCCTCAACGCTCGCGCTCGATCCCAACACCGGCAAGATCAAGTGGCACATCCAGACCACGCCGGCCGATGCCTGGGACTACGACGGCGTCAACGAGGCCGTGCTCGCGGATCTGAAGATCGGCGGCAGTACCGTTCCGGCGCTGATGAAGGCGGATCGCAACGGCTACTTCTTCGTCGCCAACCGCGAGACCGGCAAGGTGCTTTCGGCGGAGAAATACGTCTTCTCGAACTGGGCGAAGAAGTGGGACGTCAACACCATGCGCGCGGAGGAGGATCCCGACAAGCGTCCCGGACCGAACCATCCCGCCAAGGACATCTGTCCGAACCTGATCGGCGGCAAGAACTGGCAGCCGATGTCGTTCAATCCGCAGACCGGGCTCGTCTACATCCCCTCGAACAACGTCTGCATGGATTGGTCGGTCTCCGATGTCGCCTATAAGCGCGGCGTGTTCTATCTCGGCGCCGAATTCCCGACCAAGGAGGGCCCCGGCGGCTTCCTAGGCGAGCTCGTGGCCTGGGATCCCGTCGCCCAGAAGAAGGTCTGGTCGATCAAGGAAGACCTGCCGTTCAATGGCGGCACGCTGACCACCGCCGGCGGTCTGGTGTTCGCCGGCAACATCCATGGCGACTTCCGCGCCATCGATGCGAAGTCCGGCAAGGTGCTCTGGAGCAAGAATCTCGGCTCCGGCATCGGCGCGGGCCCGGTGACCTACAGTGTCGACGGCAAGCAATATGTCGCCATCGTCGTTGGCCGCACGGCCGCGCTGCCCGCGTTCCTGGGCGAGATCGGCAAGAAGATGACGGCCGCAGCTCCCGAGGGCGGGTCGCTCTTCGTGTTCTCGGTCCAGTGA
- a CDS encoding response regulator, giving the protein MRFLIVEDHPLFREALEGALQMAAPDADMLEATSIDGALEQLSASAEFDLVLLDLSMPGTTGLSGIVRIRKAFPKVPVVIVSGHQDPQIISGALSLGVSGYILKSSSKQELAQSLGEALRGSVCVPHAYRALRPQRAAGPARELLKRLHDLTPQQLRVLEMLKRGLQNKQIAYELKISETTVKVHVSDILRKLNVLSRTKAIVEMSRIDFATLAGAGTRTKHDRAQSE; this is encoded by the coding sequence ATGCGATTTCTGATTGTCGAAGACCACCCGCTGTTTCGCGAGGCGCTCGAAGGGGCCCTGCAAATGGCGGCGCCGGATGCCGACATGCTGGAGGCGACGTCGATCGACGGCGCGCTCGAGCAATTGTCCGCAAGCGCCGAGTTCGATCTCGTCCTGCTCGATCTCTCGATGCCGGGCACCACCGGCCTCTCGGGCATCGTTCGCATCCGCAAGGCGTTCCCGAAGGTTCCCGTCGTCATCGTGTCGGGGCATCAGGACCCGCAGATCATCTCGGGCGCCTTGTCGCTCGGCGTGTCCGGTTACATCCTCAAATCCTCATCCAAGCAGGAGCTTGCCCAGTCGCTCGGCGAGGCGTTGCGCGGCTCGGTCTGTGTGCCCCATGCCTATCGTGCACTCCGGCCGCAGCGGGCCGCAGGTCCTGCCCGTGAGCTGCTGAAGCGCCTGCATGATCTCACGCCGCAGCAATTGCGCGTCCTCGAAATGCTCAAGCGCGGCCTGCAGAACAAGCAGATCGCTTATGAACTGAAGATTTCCGAGACCACCGTGAAGGTTCACGTCTCGGACATCCTGCGCAAATTGAATGTGTTGAGCCGCACCAAGGCGATCGTCGAAATGTCGCGGATCGATTTTGCGACGCTGGCGGGAGCAGGGACGCGGACGAAGCACGATCGCGCGCAGTCCGAATAG
- a CDS encoding c-type cytochrome: MRMRPNSLGSGKGRNRIVGGLLAWAAVAATIAPTATARADDAKPFRLCADPTNLPFSSDSPSQPGFYVEIGRALAQALGEPIAYDWYKSYFGKRTVRVTLLGKQCDAMIGLPRSEDFMGPAVIFSNSFAKEGYALVAARGLALGGVDDLKGRRVAVQYASTPQNLLATRDDIQKVTVLSPEEGMQALDQGKADVAFIWGPVAGWLNKTAYNDRYQIQLTEGEGLSWDAAIGFAKTSAELRDRVDAILPQLQGTIAGLAVKYGLPAGQPVRFGAAQAVPAGTTTGTGPGASVVQVANGVATEAKGDASALNAATVGAGKEIFNGTCAHCHGPDAIQSERKIDLRLLRHRYGDDMRDTFWKTVHDGRPAKGMPAWSEVFTDEQFDSIYSFLLTVQAESND, encoded by the coding sequence ATGAGGATGCGTCCGAACAGTCTTGGAAGCGGCAAGGGCCGAAATCGCATCGTCGGCGGGCTCCTCGCATGGGCTGCCGTGGCCGCGACGATCGCACCCACCGCAACGGCGCGCGCAGACGATGCGAAGCCGTTCCGTCTCTGCGCAGATCCGACCAATCTGCCGTTCTCGAGCGATAGTCCGTCGCAGCCGGGCTTCTACGTCGAGATCGGCCGGGCGCTGGCGCAGGCGCTCGGCGAACCGATCGCTTACGACTGGTACAAGTCCTATTTCGGCAAGCGCACGGTGCGTGTCACGCTGCTGGGAAAGCAGTGCGACGCCATGATCGGCTTGCCGCGCTCCGAGGATTTCATGGGACCGGCCGTGATCTTCTCGAATAGCTTTGCGAAGGAAGGCTACGCCCTGGTCGCGGCCAGGGGGCTGGCGCTCGGCGGCGTCGACGACCTCAAGGGCAGGCGCGTCGCCGTCCAGTACGCCAGCACGCCGCAAAACCTTCTTGCGACGCGCGACGACATTCAGAAGGTGACGGTGCTGTCGCCCGAGGAGGGCATGCAGGCGCTCGACCAGGGCAAGGCCGACGTCGCCTTCATCTGGGGGCCCGTCGCCGGCTGGCTGAACAAGACCGCCTACAATGACCGCTATCAAATCCAGCTCACCGAAGGCGAAGGCTTGTCGTGGGATGCCGCCATCGGCTTCGCGAAGACCTCGGCGGAGCTGCGCGATCGCGTCGATGCGATCCTGCCGCAGCTCCAGGGCACGATCGCCGGTCTTGCGGTGAAATACGGTTTGCCGGCCGGGCAGCCGGTTCGCTTCGGCGCGGCCCAGGCCGTGCCGGCGGGAACGACGACCGGAACCGGGCCCGGGGCGAGCGTGGTGCAGGTGGCAAATGGGGTGGCGACCGAGGCCAAGGGCGACGCATCCGCGCTGAACGCGGCAACCGTCGGCGCCGGCAAGGAGATCTTCAACGGGACCTGCGCACATTGCCATGGCCCCGACGCCATCCAGAGCGAGCGGAAGATCGACCTGCGCCTGTTGCGCCACCGCTACGGCGACGACATGCGCGATACGTTCTGGAAGACCGTGCACGACGGACGGCCCGCCAAGGGCATGCCGGCCTGGAGCGAGGTCTTCACCGACGAGCAGTTCGACAGCATCTATTCGTTCCTGCTGACGGTTCAGGCGGAATCGAACGATTGA
- a CDS encoding SRPBCC domain-containing protein codes for MASGGFAKGGAKVGLEEESPDVTILQDETDAQIGGKLAQPGSRLIDSTSRKLAANFFESLAALVAPSSRWTRR; via the coding sequence GTGGCCTCCGGCGGTTTTGCCAAGGGCGGCGCGAAAGTCGGGCTGGAGGAAGAATCGCCCGACGTGACCATCCTGCAGGACGAGACCGACGCGCAGATCGGCGGCAAGCTCGCACAGCCCGGCTCGCGATTGATCGATTCGACGTCGCGCAAACTCGCTGCGAACTTCTTCGAAAGTCTTGCCGCTTTGGTAGCGCCGTCATCGCGATGGACGCGCCGATGA